In a single window of the Streptacidiphilus sp. P02-A3a genome:
- the bioD gene encoding dethiobiotin synthase codes for MSTPPTGRILLVTGTGTEIGKTVVTAAVTALALAEGLRVAVVKPAQTGVTADEPGDAEEVRRLAGDEPTFVELARYPEPLAPATAAARSGLPPVTPGQAAAAAAELARTHDLVLVEGAGGLLVRFDADGGTLADVPAALREFDQEAAALLVTEAGLGTLNSTALSAEALRARGVRLLGLVIGSWPQAPGLAARCNLADLPLVAGAPLLGAIPAGAAPGGGSPEADRAAFLSTARSALGQILVKIFE; via the coding sequence GTGAGCACGCCCCCCACCGGCCGGATCCTGCTGGTCACCGGCACCGGAACCGAGATCGGCAAGACCGTGGTGACCGCCGCGGTGACCGCGCTGGCGCTGGCCGAGGGACTGAGGGTGGCGGTGGTCAAGCCGGCGCAGACCGGCGTCACCGCGGACGAGCCGGGCGACGCCGAGGAGGTCCGGCGGCTGGCCGGGGACGAGCCGACCTTCGTCGAACTGGCCCGCTACCCCGAGCCGCTGGCCCCGGCCACCGCCGCCGCCCGCAGCGGGCTGCCGCCGGTGACCCCCGGGCAGGCCGCCGCGGCGGCGGCCGAGCTGGCGCGGACCCACGACCTGGTGCTGGTCGAGGGCGCCGGCGGACTGCTGGTCCGGTTCGACGCGGACGGCGGCACGCTCGCCGACGTACCGGCCGCGCTGCGGGAGTTCGACCAGGAGGCGGCGGCGCTGCTGGTCACCGAGGCCGGTCTGGGCACGCTCAACAGCACCGCCCTCAGCGCCGAGGCGCTGCGCGCCCGGGGGGTGCGGCTGCTGGGGCTGGTGATCGGATCCTGGCCGCAGGCGCCCGGCCTGGCCGCCCGCTGCAACCTGGCCGACCTGCCGCTGGTCGCCGGCGCCCCGCTGCTGGGCGCGATCCCGGCGGGTGCCGCGCCCGGCGGCGGGAGCCCCGAGGCGGACCGGGCCGCGTTCCTGTCGACGGCCCGGTCGGCGCTGGGTCAGATCTTGGTGAAGATCTTCGAGTAG
- a CDS encoding adenosylmethionine--8-amino-7-oxononanoate transaminase: MSVVPDTLTPDRLLELDRAHVWHPYGAMPAALAPLPVESAEGVRLRLARPVQGRSELIDGMSSWWSAIHGYRHPVLDEAVRDQLGRMSHVMFGGLTHEPAVRLAARLVELTPEPLEHVFLADSGSVSVEVAAKMCLQYWRSLGRPEKRRLLTWRGGYHGDTFHPMSVCDPEGGMHQLWSGVLPVQLFADAPTDGFDTPLDPAYVAHLDGLIGRHAAETAAVVVEPVVQGAGGMRFHSPALLRVLRELCDTHGVLLVFDEIATGFGRTGELFAAGHAGVSPDVMCVGKALTGGYLTLAAALCTAEVARGISRGAVPVLAHGPTFMGNPLACAVANASIGLLLGQDWRGAVRRIESGLRAGLAPAAGLPGVREVRVLGAIGVVQLDHEVDVAAATAAAARAGVWLRPFRDLIYTMPPYVTGEADLAALCAGVVAAAAQS; encoded by the coding sequence GTGAGCGTGGTCCCGGACACGCTCACCCCGGACCGGCTGCTGGAGCTGGACCGGGCGCACGTGTGGCACCCGTACGGCGCGATGCCGGCCGCGCTCGCGCCGCTCCCGGTGGAGTCGGCCGAGGGCGTCCGGCTGCGGCTGGCCCGGCCGGTGCAGGGGCGGTCCGAGCTGATCGACGGCATGTCCTCCTGGTGGTCCGCGATCCACGGCTACCGGCACCCGGTGCTGGACGAGGCGGTGCGCGACCAGCTGGGGCGGATGAGCCACGTGATGTTCGGCGGGCTGACCCACGAGCCCGCCGTCCGGCTGGCGGCCCGGCTGGTGGAGCTCACCCCGGAGCCGCTGGAGCACGTCTTCCTGGCCGACTCCGGCTCGGTGTCGGTCGAGGTCGCGGCCAAGATGTGCCTGCAGTACTGGCGTTCGCTGGGCCGCCCGGAGAAGCGGCGGCTGCTGACCTGGCGCGGCGGCTACCACGGGGACACGTTCCACCCGATGTCGGTGTGCGACCCCGAGGGCGGGATGCACCAGCTGTGGTCGGGCGTGCTGCCCGTCCAGCTGTTCGCGGACGCGCCGACGGACGGCTTCGACACCCCGCTGGACCCGGCGTACGTGGCGCACCTGGACGGGCTGATCGGCCGCCACGCCGCCGAGACCGCGGCGGTGGTCGTGGAGCCGGTGGTGCAGGGCGCGGGCGGGATGCGCTTCCACTCCCCCGCGCTGCTGCGGGTGCTGCGCGAGCTGTGCGACACGCACGGGGTGCTGCTGGTCTTCGACGAGATCGCCACCGGCTTCGGCCGCACCGGCGAGCTGTTCGCGGCCGGGCACGCCGGGGTCTCGCCGGACGTGATGTGCGTCGGCAAGGCGCTGACCGGCGGCTATCTGACGCTGGCGGCGGCGCTGTGCACGGCCGAGGTGGCCCGGGGGATCAGCCGGGGCGCGGTCCCGGTGCTGGCCCACGGGCCGACGTTCATGGGCAACCCGCTGGCCTGCGCGGTCGCCAACGCCTCGATCGGGCTGCTGCTCGGACAGGACTGGCGCGGCGCGGTCCGCCGGATCGAGTCCGGGCTGCGCGCGGGCCTGGCCCCGGCGGCCGGGCTGCCCGGTGTCCGCGAGGTCCGGGTGCTGGGCGCGATCGGGGTGGTCCAGCTGGACCACGAGGTGGACGTCGCCGCGGCGACCGCCGCCGCCGCGCGGGCCGGGGTGTGGCTGCGGCCGTTCCGCGACCTGATCTACACCATGCCGCCGTACGTCACCGGCGAGGCGGACCTGGCGGCGCTCTGCGCCGGGGTGGTCGCCGCCGCGGCGCAGAGCTGA